The genomic DNA TTTATCATTATCcaagatttatatgaccaatagctgcataaacatacattccatacatatttatatgatcaataattattaatttgtttgtctttaatatcttttgagccaaggataaaaaaaaaatataaatttttaaagtttagggggcattttgcacataagtgcaaaatttcagggggatatttgatcataaccgtaaacagttaacataaaaatttgacggaggaagtaaattgattaacgttatgcaatttcaagggataattgaagttttgttaatttcaaagggataattgacgaaacctaaATTTCAGGGAAATATTACTATTTACTCGCAACCTAAACAACTTGATGAATATAGAGACACTCAAGGGAATTTATTATGACTTGGCTGTGGATTTATATCTCCAAACTAGGCCAAAATTTGGATGGATCAAGAGGAGTCGTTTTACACTAGTGCAGTGTCGTAGCTTGAGAGTTCCTTTGACTTCTAATGGTGAATCATCACTAGATGCAAATGTAGGTCACAGTACATCAAGGTCCCGATCACGGCGGTGGTGACGGTCATTTTCGCAGCCATGATCACATTCATTGGTAGTTTAATAAATCCTTACATGTAActcacaatttttcttttttttttttttttattttttttttatattatttataggatatttctcacttttttttttttataggattgTCACTTTTACTGCGATGGTTCGTTATGTCctctttctttatatttttgctGTGCATAGTCATAAGATTATATGGCACGAATACATGAAGTGGTTACTGTATATTCTCAATTCTAATAAGCAAAACTACTTGGTGTATACATGAAGTTCGTATGGCTTAATCTTAATCACCCTTATTATTTACTGGTCATGAACAGCAAGTTCAAGCCAACACGTTCCAAAGCAACTGAGCAAAAGAAAACTACATGTATCATCTTAGTAAAAAAGTAGATTAGATATGAGCAGAAACATAGAATTATCATTAACACAAGTACTATACTTAGGACAAGCATACCATTAAAGTGTATGTAAAGAATGGGATCATCATCTAAACCAATTCCCAAACCACACGGTGGATTATGCAATATTGGTCCACTATTTAGTGACATAACAAATCTTACATGAAAAGGGCAAGTAGCAGACCAAGTGAAATACTTTCTAGTTAGGAAGAGCAGCACCCACTTTTTTGACCAACTGGTTGTCCTCTAATCTGCACTGTTGGAGGCCTTGCATTGTTTGCGGATGGTTGGCTCGCCATTCTACATTCATCATGAAGTTATTATCAGAAAACGTGCTTCGAAACAAGGTGATAAATAAATTGTTCGGTAGTGAAAAAGTCGGGTTTGTTCAGTCTGCAATCCACACATTCATGTGGTCAGAGATGTCGGTGGCTGTTGGACCGAGATTAGACGGTCCAGATTTCAAGCCCGTATGTCAGGTataaacaaaaccaaaatatGCATTGAAATCTAAACTGTCAGATATCGATCCAACAGCTGTCAACGTCCCTGACTGCATGAATGTATGAACTGCTGACAGAAACtaatccaaatccaaaaaaatcatagtacatttcaaaagaaatcaagcaaaacttttaaaatcaaGCTCAGGAAACAACAACCATTATGAATCAGTTCACAATATAAAACAGACAATATGATTTGACATTTGAACTTCATTTGTAGTCGATTTTTTCGAAATCTTTTAAAactaagagcatccacaatggagacACCTAACATTGGGGGTCTTAAGTGAGACCTTGGGTCTTGTAAGACCCCAAAAACTTTTCTCCCCAATGGGGGTACACCTAATAGGTACCAGGTCTTCAAAATTTGAGACCCCCCTATTGGGGATGGTCTAACAATGTCAAGTAGACTGCTATAACTAAAATTATATTGGTATCATAAAGTTTGGTTATTCTTTCTGGAAGTTTTATGGCTGAGCCTACTTCAAAGGCATGGTACATTAAACttgttgatttaatttaattttttaatatcagTTATTCAATAATAAACAGGAATAATGAGCACCTATCCTTGATGGCAGCAGCCATGGCCATGAATGCTCCTTCCACATTTGTAGCATCCTTTGCACTTGTTTCCATAAAAGGTATGCCGATTTGATCTGCGAATTCCTGCGATAGGGAGAAAAAAGAGTGTGAGGTGTTCTGGGGCATAAGCATGTACATTATCCGAAGTAAACACGAACACAGACACACAGGCACActaaaaactattttcataataagaaaaaaatgtgaCATATATCAAATTTATACTTTAGCTGTATCATATGAGACAGCTCTATTTGCTGTCAGATCACTCTTGTTTCCAACCAAAAGCTTGTTAACATTATCACTGGCATAGCGGTCAATTTCACTGAGCCACTGCTTCACATTATTGAAGCTCTCTTCATCGGTCACATCATAAACAATCTGCCAAAGGAACACGTTATTAGAGAATGAAAAACACAACAGGAGTGTTCCATGTTTAAACTCTTATTGTGTGGTAAAAACATCACTCACAATGATTCCATGTGCCCCACGATAGTAACTACTGGTTATTGTCCTAAATCGTTCTTGCCCGGCAGTGTCCCACTACAAGAACAGATCAAAACATAGTAGTGTA from Medicago truncatula cultivar Jemalong A17 chromosome 8, MtrunA17r5.0-ANR, whole genome shotgun sequence includes the following:
- the LOC25500061 gene encoding ras-related protein RABD2a, whose protein sequence is MNPEYDYLFKLLLIGDSGVGKSCLLLRFADDSYIDSYISTIGVDFKIRTVEQDGKTIKLQIWDTAGQERFRTITSSYYRGAHGIIIVYDVTDEESFNNVKQWLSEIDRYASDNVNKLLVGNKSDLTANRAVSYDTAKEFADQIGIPFMETSAKDATNVEGAFMAMAAAIKDRMASQPSANNARPPTVQIRGQPVGQKSGCCSS